In the genome of Hyphomonas sp. Mor2, one region contains:
- a CDS encoding DUF3108 domain-containing protein, producing MTDRMKHRRIRGRIRYTSKKPEMLDQVRGDEIFNITHHSDGKMTVRAHCEIHEPDPTVMRDIVYSTDENFNPMDCHVRLTVGDEFMGSGWFKFNLEEGRSGSIECESYGPSIGRLSQRVETEGAFDGFGTHPIIGDAQMCRVIDRSGGPMKRNVRVFLPSPDHRGATPPLVSEVNIGLEYVGDETVTVEAGTFDCYHFRYVDDEGPGMGGTQHPAYDMWVTKDDFIFVQGGVGGYMSTWYELIELDHPTVG from the coding sequence ATGACTGACCGGATGAAACATCGCCGCATTCGTGGCCGCATTCGCTACACCTCAAAGAAGCCGGAAATGCTGGACCAGGTGCGCGGCGACGAGATCTTCAACATTACCCATCACAGCGACGGCAAGATGACGGTGCGGGCGCATTGTGAGATCCATGAGCCTGACCCAACCGTGATGCGCGATATCGTCTATTCCACGGATGAGAATTTCAATCCGATGGACTGCCATGTCCGCCTGACCGTTGGCGACGAATTCATGGGCTCGGGCTGGTTCAAGTTCAATCTTGAAGAGGGCCGGTCCGGATCGATCGAATGCGAGAGCTATGGCCCCTCCATCGGGCGCCTGTCGCAGCGGGTCGAAACCGAGGGCGCGTTTGACGGCTTTGGCACGCATCCGATTATCGGCGATGCGCAGATGTGCCGCGTCATAGATCGCTCCGGCGGGCCGATGAAACGCAATGTTCGCGTGTTCCTGCCCTCGCCGGATCATCGTGGAGCGACACCGCCGCTGGTTTCAGAAGTCAATATCGGCCTGGAATATGTCGGCGACGAGACGGTCACGGTCGAGGCCGGCACATTCGATTGCTACCATTTCCGTTATGTCGATGATGAAGGTCCGGGCATGGGCGGCACCCAGCACCCCGCCTATGACATGTGGGTGACCAAGGACGATTTCATCTTCGTCCAAGGCGGCGTTGGCGGCTATATGTCGACCTGGTACGAGTTGATCGAGCTCGATCACCCGACGGTCGGCTAA